The following nucleotide sequence is from Candidatus Hydrogenedentota bacterium.
CTGGCGTTTTAATCCCCCAACCCCCGTTGAAAAAGGGAGTGAGCGAAGCGCGGGGGAATTTTGATGGCATAACTTTTTGGGCAGGAAATTGATGAAAATTCACACCTGTTTTCGCCGATCACGCGGTTTCACCCTGATCGAACTGCTGGTGGTGCTGGTCATTCTCGGCTTGCTGGCCGGGTTGGTTGGGCCGCAGGTCATGAAGTATCTGGGCGGCGCCAACACCAAGACCGCCAAGCTGCAAATCGAGGATTTCAGCACCGCGCTGGACGCTTTCCGGCTGGACATGGGGCGCTATCCCACCACCAATGAAGGG
It contains:
- the gspG gene encoding type II secretion system major pseudopilin GspG codes for the protein MKIHTCFRRSRGFTLIELLVVLVILGLLAGLVGPQVMKYLGGANTKTAKLQIEDFSTALDAFRLDMGRYPTTNEGLTALVVQPSGATRWNGPYLRKNIIPKDPWGNDYQYRAPGQHGAFDLYALGADNAEGGD